In one window of Halanaerobiaceae bacterium ANBcell28 DNA:
- a CDS encoding nicotinate phosphoribosyltransferase translates to MTVFNGERLSADVFQLDKERMVKGWYSDVYFKNISNILEKLSEENYCYNELDIGNIEVEMQIFTRRNPFSIIGGVDEALAILKECTGYINQDGKFINTAKDLEVEACHDGEKLYSSGDPLNVEPVIKIRGKYKEFAILETPIIGSLTEATRTATNVYQVLEAARGKDILFFPARFAHYKLQALHGYAYTLGVSAYNRDYSANSKQYVSTDEQGSWWGGSGGGTISHSYIAAFMADTAEAVNQFCRLMPTNINRIALVDFNNDCIGTSLKVLKTMFEKYSFLYKSGDYEEAKKYKLFGVRPDTSSSLRDISVEPLGDKKLDNGVNARLIYKLRNSIDKAYLDWDIKDKDIELAMQYCKDVKIIATGGFDPEKIRSFENSQVPVDIYGVGSWLLSNSSMEGTNNDFTADVVRIKKGGKWIDVAKVGRKACDNKKLLKVDMTGKEKL, encoded by the coding sequence TTGACAGTATTCAATGGCGAGCGACTTTCAGCAGATGTATTTCAATTAGACAAAGAAAGAATGGTTAAAGGTTGGTACTCAGACGTCTATTTTAAAAATATATCTAATATTTTAGAAAAACTATCCGAGGAAAACTATTGTTATAATGAACTTGATATTGGTAATATTGAAGTGGAAATGCAGATATTTACCAGACGTAATCCTTTTTCTATAATTGGTGGTGTAGATGAAGCACTGGCAATTTTAAAAGAATGTACTGGTTATATTAATCAGGATGGAAAATTCATTAATACTGCTAAGGATCTAGAAGTAGAAGCTTGCCACGATGGTGAAAAACTTTACTCTTCTGGTGACCCTTTAAATGTTGAGCCTGTAATTAAAATACGGGGTAAATATAAAGAGTTTGCTATTTTAGAGACACCTATAATAGGTTCTCTAACTGAAGCTACCCGGACAGCTACTAATGTATATCAGGTTTTAGAAGCTGCAAGAGGAAAGGATATTTTGTTCTTTCCTGCTCGTTTTGCCCATTATAAGTTACAGGCTTTACATGGTTATGCTTATACTTTAGGTGTTAGTGCATACAATAGGGATTATTCAGCCAATAGTAAACAGTATGTATCTACTGATGAGCAAGGTAGTTGGTGGGGAGGAAGTGGTGGTGGTACTATCAGCCATTCTTATATTGCTGCCTTTATGGCTGATACAGCAGAAGCAGTAAATCAATTTTGTCGTTTAATGCCTACAAATATAAATAGGATTGCTCTTGTTGATTTTAATAATGATTGTATTGGGACAAGCCTTAAAGTTCTTAAAACAATGTTTGAAAAGTATTCTTTTTTATATAAATCAGGAGACTATGAAGAAGCGAAAAAATACAAATTATTTGGAGTTCGCCCAGATACATCATCAAGCTTACGCGATATATCAGTAGAGCCATTAGGAGATAAAAAACTAGATAATGGTGTAAATGCTAGATTGATTTATAAATTGAGGAATTCTATAGATAAGGCATATCTTGATTGGGATATAAAAGATAAGGATATAGAATTGGCAATGCAATATTGTAAAGATGTAAAAATAATTGCTACAGGTGGTTTTGATCCTGAAAAAATACGTAGTTTTGAAAATTCTCAGGTGCCAGTGGATATCTATGGTGTAGGTAGTTGGCTTTTATCAAATAGTTCTATGGAAGGAACTAATAATGATTTTACAGCTGATGTAGTCAGAATAAAAAAAGGTGGCAAGTGGATTGATGTTGCTAAAGTAGGTAGAAAAGCCTGTGATAATAAGAAATTATTAAAAGTAGATATGACTGGTAAAGAAAAGTTGTAA
- a CDS encoding PQQ-binding-like beta-propeller repeat protein, translating to MNRDKDTLWRTKLKGEIYTIQFFGDTKIILTGSGGLKCINIDNGKVEWTDKIGEVVYTYNQPVLYKNELYTGTEQSDKIYKIDISTGEYLKKYDIEGKAMATQLGSKCKLYFIARENGYDRFVLNSIDLKDETIEEIYEFHHQIKYVRDPMVINEDNIIIPIIKGYDINVIYSINISDRKLNWKTELPNTAARPSILVHHKDNIYFVDSEQNTLNELNIKTGEIENIIYIEEITRPVINYDRKNILIYGNFYSKDGIKQYYTELYVYNLKEKEMEIIEKNYHNAKFSGDNVVYEYDNKIFLYNIETKDTKELYSFDKELIDIYTSNNHLLLVLANDRKDVHAHRETATYILLELPKIED from the coding sequence GTGAATAGAGACAAGGATACATTATGGAGAACTAAATTAAAAGGAGAAATATATACGATTCAATTTTTCGGAGACACTAAAATAATTTTAACTGGATCTGGTGGGTTAAAGTGTATAAATATAGATAACGGTAAAGTAGAATGGACAGATAAAATAGGTGAGGTAGTATATACTTATAATCAACCAGTTTTGTATAAGAACGAATTATATACTGGAACAGAACAGTCTGATAAAATATATAAAATAGATATATCTACTGGAGAGTATTTAAAAAAATATGATATTGAAGGAAAAGCAATGGCGACTCAATTGGGATCGAAATGTAAACTCTATTTTATAGCAAGAGAAAATGGATATGATAGATTTGTACTTAATAGTATAGATTTGAAAGATGAAACTATAGAAGAAATTTATGAGTTTCATCATCAAATTAAATATGTAAGAGATCCTATGGTGATAAATGAAGATAATATAATTATCCCTATAATTAAAGGATATGATATTAATGTAATATACAGTATAAATATCAGTGATAGAAAATTAAATTGGAAGACTGAGCTACCAAACACTGCTGCTAGACCTTCTATTTTGGTTCATCATAAAGATAACATATACTTTGTAGATAGTGAACAAAATACATTAAATGAATTAAATATTAAAACAGGTGAGATTGAGAATATTATATATATTGAAGAAATAACTCGCCCTGTTATTAATTATGATAGGAAAAACATATTAATATATGGCAATTTCTATAGTAAAGATGGAATAAAGCAATATTATACAGAATTGTACGTTTATAATCTTAAAGAAAAAGAGATGGAGATAATTGAGAAAAACTATCATAATGCAAAATTTTCTGGTGATAATGTAGTTTATGAATATGATAATAAAATATTTCTTTATAATATTGAAACTAAAGATACAAAAGAATTGTATTCGTTTGATAAAGAATTAATAGATATCTATACATCTAATAATCATTTGCTACTTGTACTTGCAAATGACAGAAAAGATGTTCATGCACATCGAGAAACTGCAACTTATATCTTGCTGGAACTTCCTAAAATTGAAGATTAA
- a CDS encoding D-alanyl-D-alanine carboxypeptidase family protein, with the protein MFKKLILSFILIFILFSTSIIASQDLELDSKSAILMEYETGEIIFQKEADTQLPPASMTKIMTMLLVMEAVEEGRATLEDKIVVSELAASMGGSQIWLEPGEEMTLENMMKAIAIVSANDACVAVAEYLYGTEQAFVKRMNERAKELGLKNTFFYNTNGLPSEDEDIQGNYTTARDLAIMGRELIKHKKVLEWTSTWMDYLRNGESVLNNTNRLVRFYKGADGLKTGYTEEARFCLTSTATRGGLRFIAVVMGNDNSQDRFEEAGALLTYGFGMYQGFEAAQKGDLVQELNIINAEDQFARAIIEGEVIIPIKRGSEDEIIKEIVLQEKIIAPLSMGDKIGEVRIYKGDTLVKTEDVIIDRDVNKASFFQIILRIINLIINSIFNIFARA; encoded by the coding sequence ATGTTTAAAAAATTAATTCTTTCTTTTATACTAATCTTTATTTTGTTTTCTACATCTATTATAGCTAGTCAAGATTTAGAACTAGATTCAAAATCAGCAATCCTGATGGAATATGAAACTGGTGAAATAATATTTCAAAAAGAAGCTGATACTCAGCTACCGCCAGCAAGTATGACTAAAATTATGACAATGTTATTAGTAATGGAAGCAGTTGAAGAAGGTAGAGCTACATTAGAAGATAAAATAGTTGTAAGTGAACTTGCAGCTAGTATGGGTGGATCACAGATTTGGTTAGAGCCAGGAGAAGAAATGACATTGGAAAATATGATGAAAGCCATTGCCATTGTATCTGCTAATGATGCCTGTGTTGCTGTAGCAGAATATCTTTATGGAACTGAGCAAGCCTTTGTTAAAAGAATGAATGAAAGAGCTAAAGAATTGGGACTAAAAAATACTTTTTTTTATAATACAAATGGCTTGCCATCTGAAGATGAGGATATTCAAGGTAATTATACTACAGCAAGAGATTTAGCAATTATGGGTCGAGAACTTATAAAACATAAAAAAGTGTTGGAATGGACATCAACCTGGATGGATTACCTACGAAATGGAGAATCTGTATTAAATAATACAAATCGTCTTGTAAGGTTTTATAAAGGAGCAGATGGATTAAAAACAGGATATACAGAAGAAGCACGATTTTGTTTAACATCAACAGCTACAAGGGGTGGACTGCGTTTTATTGCTGTTGTTATGGGGAATGATAATTCACAAGATCGTTTTGAAGAAGCAGGTGCATTATTAACATATGGTTTTGGAATGTACCAGGGATTTGAAGCAGCCCAAAAAGGTGATTTGGTACAGGAACTTAATATTATAAATGCAGAGGATCAATTTGCTAGAGCAATAATTGAAGGAGAAGTAATAATCCCTATAAAAAGGGGAAGTGAAGATGAGATTATCAAGGAGATAGTTCTTCAAGAAAAAATAATCGCACCTTTATCTATGGGTGACAAAATAGGTGAAGTTAGAATTTATAAAGGTGATACATTAGTAAAAACAGAAGATGTAATTATTGATCGTGATGTAAATAAAGCATCTTTCTTCCAGATAATATTGAGAATAATTAATTTGATAATTAATAGTATATTTAATATATTTGCTCGAGCATAA